One Cellulosimicrobium protaetiae genomic region harbors:
- a CDS encoding bile acid:sodium symporter family protein, translated as MRAVLSRWVDPFVVTLLVVLVLGLVVPVGPGAQRVVDAVADVAVTVLFLVYGMRLSTREVWAGLRNWRLQGGILAATYVAFPVLGLVTAWAIEPLVGAPLAAGVLYLSLLPSTVQSSVAFTSVARGNVAGAICGATVSNVAGMVITPLLVLWLMGGPGGAAGGADGPTGGLGGLRTVLLQLLLPFVVGQLLQPWVGDWVRARRWLTLGVDRGTILVVVFGAVAAASSAGVWSSVSGWSIVALLVVSALVLAAMLALTWWGGAALRLSTEDRVALLMCGSKKSLATGLPMASVLFPVAVAGVVAVPVIVFHQLQLVVCAVLARRLALRD; from the coding sequence GTGCGCGCAGTCCTGAGCCGGTGGGTCGACCCGTTCGTCGTCACGCTGCTCGTCGTGCTCGTGCTCGGGCTCGTCGTGCCGGTGGGGCCGGGCGCGCAGCGCGTGGTCGACGCCGTCGCGGACGTCGCGGTCACGGTCCTCTTCCTCGTCTACGGCATGCGGCTGTCCACGCGCGAGGTGTGGGCCGGGCTGCGGAACTGGCGCCTGCAGGGCGGGATCCTCGCGGCGACGTACGTCGCCTTCCCGGTGCTCGGGCTCGTCACGGCGTGGGCGATCGAGCCGCTCGTCGGGGCGCCGCTGGCCGCAGGCGTGCTCTACCTGTCCCTGCTGCCGTCGACCGTGCAGTCGTCGGTGGCGTTCACGTCCGTCGCGCGCGGCAACGTCGCGGGCGCGATCTGCGGCGCGACCGTCTCGAACGTCGCGGGCATGGTGATCACGCCGCTCCTCGTGCTGTGGCTCATGGGCGGCCCGGGAGGTGCGGCCGGGGGAGCCGACGGCCCCACGGGCGGTCTGGGCGGCCTGCGCACGGTGCTGCTCCAGCTCCTGCTGCCGTTCGTCGTCGGGCAGCTCCTGCAGCCGTGGGTCGGCGACTGGGTCCGCGCACGGCGCTGGCTCACGCTCGGCGTCGACCGCGGCACGATCCTCGTCGTCGTGTTCGGCGCCGTCGCGGCCGCGTCCTCGGCGGGGGTGTGGTCGAGCGTGTCCGGCTGGTCGATCGTCGCGCTGCTCGTCGTCAGCGCGCTCGTCCTCGCCGCGATGCTTGCGCTCACGTGGTGGGGCGGGGCCGCCCTGCGGCTCTCGACCGAGGACCGGGTCGCGCTCCTCATGTGCGGGTCCAAGAAGTCGCTCGCGACCGGGCTCCCGATGGCGAGCGTGCTGTTCCCCGTCGCGGTCGCGGGCGTCGTCGCCGTCCCGGTGATCGTGTTCCACCAGCTCCAGCTCGTCGTCTGCGCGGTCCTCGCGCGGCGCCTCGCGCTCCGCGACTGA
- a CDS encoding sugar kinase, translated as MTGTTVNQPPLALRPADECAYDVVALGEVMLRLDPGERRIKTARSFDAWEGGGEYNVARGLRRAFGLRGAVVTALADNEVGRLVEDLMLTGGLDTRWVQWREYDGIGRTVRNGLNFTERGFGVRGAVGVSDRGNTAIAQLRPEDVDWDDVFGRGVRWFHTGGIFAALSESSADVAEAAMAAARRHGTIVSYDLNYRPSLWKGIGGVERAQEVNRRLARYVDVMIGNEEDFTASLGFEVEGVDENLTDLDTGAFRAMIARAAEEYPNFQVIATTLRGVKTATVNDWGAIAWSRVQGFAEATHRPGLEILDRVGGGDSFASGLAYGLLELGSIHEAVEYGAAHGALAMTTPGDTSTASLAEVRKLASGGSARVQR; from the coding sequence GTGACCGGCACCACCGTGAACCAGCCCCCGCTCGCCCTCCGGCCCGCCGACGAGTGCGCCTACGACGTCGTCGCCCTGGGCGAGGTCATGCTGCGACTCGACCCGGGCGAGCGCCGCATCAAGACCGCCCGCAGCTTCGACGCCTGGGAGGGCGGCGGGGAGTACAACGTCGCGCGCGGGCTGCGCCGCGCCTTCGGGCTGCGCGGCGCGGTCGTCACCGCGCTCGCGGACAACGAGGTCGGCCGACTCGTCGAGGACCTCATGCTCACCGGCGGGCTCGACACGCGCTGGGTGCAGTGGCGCGAGTACGACGGCATCGGACGCACCGTGCGCAACGGGCTCAACTTCACCGAGCGCGGGTTCGGCGTGCGCGGCGCGGTCGGCGTCTCCGACCGCGGCAACACCGCGATCGCCCAGCTCCGCCCGGAGGACGTCGACTGGGACGACGTGTTCGGTCGCGGTGTCCGCTGGTTCCACACCGGGGGCATCTTCGCCGCGCTGTCGGAGTCGTCCGCCGACGTCGCGGAGGCGGCCATGGCCGCGGCGCGCCGCCACGGTACGATCGTGTCCTACGACCTCAACTACCGCCCCTCGCTGTGGAAGGGCATCGGTGGCGTCGAGCGCGCGCAGGAGGTCAACCGTCGCCTCGCCCGCTACGTCGACGTGATGATCGGCAACGAGGAGGACTTCACCGCCTCGCTCGGCTTCGAGGTGGAGGGCGTCGACGAGAACCTCACTGACCTCGACACCGGGGCCTTCCGCGCGATGATCGCGCGGGCCGCCGAGGAGTACCCCAACTTCCAGGTCATCGCGACGACGCTGCGCGGAGTGAAGACCGCGACCGTCAACGACTGGGGCGCGATCGCCTGGTCGCGCGTGCAGGGCTTCGCCGAGGCGACGCACCGCCCCGGGCTGGAGATCCTCGACCGCGTGGGCGGCGGGGACTCGTTCGCGTCGGGCCTCGCGTACGGGCTCCTGGAGCTCGGCTCGATCCACGAGGCGGTCGAGTACGGGGCCGCGCACGGCGCGCTGGCGATGACGACGCCGGGCGACACGTCGACGGCGTCGCTCGCCGAGGTCCGCAAGCTCGCCTCGGGCGGCAGCGCGCGCGTGCAGCGCTGA
- a CDS encoding universal stress protein, translated as MTEGPAMTVLVAYNDSPQGETAFRAAVAEAVHRSTALAVLVLTPQDAEAGVPATLAHLLDTLPAEVARPEVSYRSEHLDPAEAIIDEAERTAPDLVVVGARKRSPVGKFLLGSTTQRVLLDSPVPVLVVKASH; from the coding sequence ATGACGGAAGGGCCCGCGATGACCGTCCTCGTGGCGTACAACGACTCCCCCCAGGGCGAGACCGCGTTCCGGGCGGCGGTCGCCGAGGCGGTCCACCGCTCGACCGCCCTCGCGGTCCTCGTGCTCACGCCGCAGGACGCCGAGGCGGGCGTCCCCGCCACCCTCGCGCACCTTCTCGACACGCTCCCCGCCGAGGTCGCACGCCCCGAGGTCTCCTACCGATCCGAGCATCTCGACCCCGCCGAGGCGATCATCGACGAGGCCGAGCGCACGGCGCCCGACCTCGTCGTCGTGGGCGCGCGCAAGCGGTCGCCGGTCGGCAAGTTCCTCCTCGGCAGCACCACGCAGCGCGTGCTCCTCGACTCGCCCGTCCCGGTGCTCGTCGTCAAGGCGTCGCACTGA
- a CDS encoding SufE family protein: MSPPSDASSNLPATLAEIREDFLALPERERLQLLLEFANELPDLPERYASAPGMLERIEECQSPVRAFAEVDGDGVVHFFATAPAEAPTTRGFASILAQGLSGLTAQEVLDVPDDFPMSIGLTRAVSPLRIGGMNGMLTRAKRQVREQVAARS; the protein is encoded by the coding sequence ATGAGCCCCCCCTCCGACGCCTCGTCGAACCTGCCCGCGACGCTCGCGGAGATCCGCGAGGACTTCCTCGCGCTGCCGGAGCGCGAGCGCCTCCAGCTCCTGCTCGAGTTCGCGAACGAGCTGCCCGACCTCCCGGAGCGCTACGCGAGCGCGCCCGGGATGCTGGAGCGCATCGAGGAGTGCCAGTCCCCCGTGCGCGCGTTCGCCGAGGTGGACGGCGACGGCGTCGTGCACTTCTTCGCGACCGCGCCCGCCGAGGCACCGACGACGCGTGGGTTCGCCTCGATCCTCGCGCAGGGCCTCTCCGGCCTGACCGCGCAGGAGGTGCTGGACGTCCCGGACGACTTCCCCATGTCGATCGGCCTGACGCGCGCCGTGAGCCCGCTGCGCATCGGCGGCATGAACGGGATGCTCACGCGCGCCAAGCGGCAGGTGCGCGAGCAGGTCGCGGCACGCTCCTGA
- the eda gene encoding bifunctional 4-hydroxy-2-oxoglutarate aldolase/2-dehydro-3-deoxy-phosphogluconate aldolase has product MSSHGPLEAIARARVVPVVVVDDAEQGVLVATALRDGGLPVAEVTFRTAGARAAIEAIAREVPDVLVGAGTVVNAAQVDEAVEAGARFLVSPGLSAAVVRRAQEVGVPILPGVATPSDVIAALDLGLDAVKLFPANVVGGPAAVKAFSAPFPGLRFVPTGGVSAANLLDYLALPSVLAAGGSWMVDAALVRAGDTAEIARRTREAVELAASVPNPAEGA; this is encoded by the coding sequence ATGTCATCCCACGGACCCCTGGAGGCGATCGCACGCGCGCGCGTCGTGCCGGTCGTCGTCGTCGACGACGCCGAGCAGGGCGTGCTCGTCGCGACCGCGCTGCGCGACGGCGGCCTGCCCGTCGCGGAGGTCACCTTCCGCACCGCGGGTGCGCGCGCCGCGATCGAGGCGATCGCGCGCGAGGTGCCGGACGTGCTCGTCGGCGCGGGGACCGTCGTCAACGCGGCCCAGGTGGACGAGGCCGTCGAGGCCGGGGCGCGGTTCCTCGTCTCGCCGGGGCTGTCGGCCGCCGTGGTGCGCCGCGCGCAGGAGGTCGGGGTGCCGATCCTGCCCGGGGTCGCGACGCCGTCGGACGTCATCGCCGCGCTCGACCTCGGCCTCGACGCCGTCAAGCTCTTCCCCGCGAACGTCGTCGGCGGCCCCGCGGCCGTCAAGGCGTTCTCCGCCCCGTTCCCCGGCCTGCGGTTCGTGCCGACCGGCGGCGTGAGCGCCGCCAACCTGCTCGACTACCTCGCGCTGCCGTCGGTGCTCGCCGCGGGCGGCTCGTGGATGGTCGACGCCGCGCTCGTGCGCGCCGGCGACACCGCCGAGATCGCCCGCCGCACGCGCGAGGCCGTCGAGCTCGCCGCGTCCGTCCCGAACCCCGCCGAAGGAGCCTGA
- a CDS encoding LysR family transcriptional regulator, whose product MLHAARLQILARLESLGTVRAVAASLHLSPSAVSAQLAALEAETGARLVERTGRRVHLTPAGRTLARHARVILDQMALAEAELAHPDARPAGVVRVAAFSSAVRALVIPLAARLAVEHPQVEVEVVELDPRESGPALRRADVDVAVTADLLDGARLAGPDVATVPLLEDPVVLVAPAGASAASAAWLAAGEGPVDLAALADARWAADLPGRYLSTLVESACRDAGFEPHVVARLPSYELLLAHVEAGLSVALLPGLAVDPRYDVVTRPLRAPRTRPVYAAVRRGASPTAATRVVLAELRRGATHVATGAAPGTSGAPGEETDGARHGPR is encoded by the coding sequence GTGCTCCACGCCGCCCGGCTGCAGATCCTCGCCCGGCTCGAGAGCCTCGGCACCGTCCGCGCCGTCGCGGCGTCCCTGCACCTGAGCCCGTCCGCGGTGTCCGCGCAGCTCGCGGCGCTCGAGGCCGAGACCGGGGCGCGCCTCGTCGAGCGGACCGGGCGGCGCGTGCACCTGACGCCTGCGGGTCGCACCCTCGCTCGGCACGCGCGCGTCATCCTCGACCAGATGGCGCTCGCGGAGGCGGAGCTCGCCCACCCGGACGCGCGACCGGCCGGGGTCGTCCGGGTCGCCGCGTTCTCGAGCGCCGTCCGTGCCCTCGTCATCCCGCTCGCGGCCCGCCTCGCGGTCGAGCACCCGCAGGTCGAGGTCGAGGTCGTCGAGCTCGACCCCCGCGAGAGCGGCCCCGCGCTCCGACGCGCGGACGTCGACGTCGCGGTGACCGCTGACCTGCTCGACGGCGCACGGCTCGCCGGGCCCGACGTCGCGACCGTCCCGCTGCTCGAGGACCCGGTCGTCCTCGTCGCGCCTGCGGGTGCCTCGGCGGCTTCCGCGGCGTGGCTGGCGGCGGGGGAGGGGCCGGTGGACCTCGCCGCCCTCGCCGACGCGCGGTGGGCGGCCGACCTGCCCGGCCGGTACCTGTCGACCCTCGTCGAGAGCGCGTGCCGCGACGCCGGGTTCGAGCCGCACGTCGTCGCACGGCTGCCGAGCTACGAGCTGCTGCTCGCGCACGTGGAGGCTGGCCTGTCCGTCGCGCTGCTGCCGGGCCTCGCCGTCGACCCGCGCTACGACGTCGTCACCCGCCCGCTGCGCGCACCCCGGACGCGACCGGTCTACGCCGCGGTGCGCCGCGGCGCCTCGCCCACCGCGGCGACGCGCGTCGTCCTCGCGGAGCTGCGGCGCGGGGCCACCCACGTCGCGACCGGGGCCGCTCCCGGGACCTCGGGCGCACCGGGCGAGGAGACCGACGGCGCCCGCCACGGGCCGCGGTAG
- a CDS encoding SDR family oxidoreductase: protein MSIAVTGASGHLGRLVVESLLARGADPAQVVATARTTAKVADLADRGVQVREADYVRPETLAAALAGVDVLVLVSGSEVGQRVEQHRNVIDAAVAAGVSRVVYTSAPRATTSALVLAPEHKATEEILAASGLTTTVLRNSWYTENYVGDVQGARETGEIVSSVGDGRVASASRADYAEAAAVVALAAQADAAAHAGAVYELSGDVAWTFDDLAVAATEVLGSPVAYRRVSPDEHRALLLGVGLDEGTAGFVVALDGNIRDGLLAETSGELARLLGRPTTPLVDGLRAAVAQG from the coding sequence ATGTCCATCGCCGTCACCGGAGCCAGCGGCCACCTCGGCCGCCTCGTCGTCGAGTCCCTCCTCGCGCGCGGCGCCGACCCGGCCCAGGTGGTCGCCACCGCGCGGACGACCGCGAAGGTCGCCGACCTCGCCGACCGCGGCGTCCAGGTCCGCGAGGCCGACTACGTCCGCCCCGAGACCCTCGCCGCGGCGCTCGCGGGCGTCGACGTCCTCGTGCTCGTGTCGGGGTCCGAGGTCGGGCAGCGCGTCGAGCAGCACCGCAACGTGATCGACGCGGCCGTCGCGGCCGGCGTCTCGCGCGTCGTCTACACGAGTGCGCCGCGCGCCACGACCTCGGCCCTCGTCCTCGCTCCCGAGCACAAGGCCACCGAGGAGATCCTCGCGGCCTCGGGCCTGACGACCACGGTCCTGCGCAACAGCTGGTACACCGAGAACTACGTCGGCGACGTCCAGGGTGCTCGCGAGACCGGGGAGATCGTGTCGAGCGTCGGCGACGGCCGCGTCGCCAGCGCGAGCCGCGCGGACTATGCCGAGGCTGCGGCGGTCGTCGCGCTCGCCGCGCAGGCGGACGCCGCCGCGCACGCGGGGGCCGTCTACGAGCTGAGCGGCGACGTGGCGTGGACGTTCGACGACCTCGCCGTCGCGGCGACCGAGGTGCTCGGGAGCCCCGTCGCCTACCGGCGCGTCTCGCCCGACGAGCACCGCGCGCTCCTGCTCGGGGTCGGGCTGGACGAGGGCACGGCCGGGTTCGTCGTCGCGCTGGACGGGAACATCCGCGACGGGCTGCTCGCCGAGACGTCGGGAGAGCTCGCTCGGCTGCTCGGCCGTCCGACGACGCCGCTCGTCGACGGGCTGCGCGCCGCCGTCGCGCAGGGCTGA
- a CDS encoding aspartate aminotransferase family protein, with protein sequence MAVVPSSALAPSTSADPPAAPSTVTSTVTSDAATFWADADRHLVRYGGPFTPEIVESAAGSFVTTADGRRVLDFTSGQMSAILGHSHPAIVETVRNQIGTLDHLFSGMLSRPVVDLARRLAGTLPDPLEKVLLLTTGAESNEAAIRMAKLVTGRHEVVSLAGSWHGMTHAAAAATYSAGRRGYGPTAPGNLVIPVPNAYRPDHLTPDGAHDWRRQLDLAFDLVDVQSTGSLAACIVEPILSSGGIVELPPGYLAALRDKCHERGMLLILDEAQTALCRTGSWYAFEGRDGEEPVVPDILTISKTLGAGLPLAAVITSAEIEERAHERGFLFFTTHVSDPLVAAVGNTVLDVLEAEQMDARVRVLGDRLRAGLLDLQDRHATIGDVRGRGLLQGIELVLDRETKDGADALGALVTRRALDLGLHMNVVQLRGMGGVFRIAPPLTVSEEELDLGLDLLDRALGEAERELLG encoded by the coding sequence ATGGCCGTCGTCCCGTCCTCCGCCCTCGCCCCGTCGACCTCGGCAGACCCGCCCGCCGCTCCGTCCACGGTCACGTCCACGGTGACGTCCGACGCGGCGACGTTCTGGGCCGACGCCGACCGGCACCTCGTGCGGTACGGCGGGCCGTTCACGCCGGAGATCGTCGAGAGCGCGGCGGGCAGCTTCGTCACGACGGCCGACGGACGGCGGGTCCTCGACTTCACGTCGGGGCAGATGAGCGCGATCCTCGGGCACAGCCACCCGGCGATCGTCGAGACGGTCCGGAACCAGATCGGCACGCTCGACCACCTGTTCTCCGGGATGCTCTCGCGCCCGGTCGTCGACCTCGCGCGCCGCCTCGCGGGCACCCTGCCCGACCCGCTCGAGAAGGTCCTCCTCCTCACGACGGGGGCCGAGTCGAACGAGGCCGCGATCCGGATGGCGAAGCTCGTCACGGGCCGGCACGAGGTCGTGTCGCTCGCCGGGTCGTGGCACGGCATGACGCACGCGGCGGCCGCGGCGACGTACAGCGCGGGACGTCGCGGCTACGGCCCGACGGCGCCGGGCAACCTCGTCATCCCGGTCCCCAACGCGTACCGCCCCGACCACCTCACGCCCGACGGCGCGCACGACTGGCGCCGCCAGCTCGACCTCGCGTTCGACCTCGTCGACGTGCAGTCGACGGGGAGCCTCGCGGCGTGCATCGTGGAGCCGATCCTCAGCTCGGGCGGGATCGTCGAGCTGCCGCCCGGCTACCTCGCGGCGCTGCGCGACAAGTGCCACGAGCGCGGGATGCTCCTCATCCTCGACGAGGCGCAGACCGCGCTGTGCCGGACGGGCTCCTGGTACGCGTTCGAGGGGCGCGACGGCGAGGAACCCGTGGTGCCCGACATCCTCACGATCTCCAAGACGCTCGGCGCCGGCCTGCCCCTCGCCGCCGTCATCACGAGCGCCGAGATCGAGGAGCGCGCCCACGAGCGCGGCTTCCTGTTCTTCACGACGCACGTCTCGGACCCGCTCGTCGCGGCGGTCGGCAACACCGTGCTCGACGTGCTCGAGGCCGAGCAGATGGACGCCCGGGTGCGCGTGCTCGGCGACCGGCTGCGCGCCGGGCTGCTCGACCTCCAGGACCGCCACGCCACGATCGGCGACGTGCGCGGACGGGGTCTGCTCCAGGGCATCGAGCTCGTGCTCGACCGCGAGACGAAGGACGGCGCCGACGCCCTCGGCGCCCTGGTCACCCGGCGGGCGCTCGACCTCGGGCTCCACATGAACGTCGTGCAGCTCCGGGGCATGGGTGGCGTGTTCCGCATCGCACCCCCGCTCACGGTGAGCGAGGAGGAGCTCGACCTCGGTCTCGACCTCCTCGACCGCGCGCTCGGCGAGGCGGAGCGCGAGCTCCTGGGCTGA
- a CDS encoding IclR family transcriptional regulator, producing MAEAGSTTPGTPGGDELTVPGPHGSPLGSVDKALTALEALATAGPGGVALGDLARSLGLHKASLHRTLAALRYRGYAEQDTTTGDYRLGPAATALATVYLGEENLPALLHPVLVAVCRATDELVHLGALAGTEIVYLDKVEPARAVRVWSAVGRRRPAATTALGRALLAHRPLDDAALAWYAAAAPDEHPVTAATLRATCDTTRANGFATETEENEPGISCIAVPVLRAGQSVAAVSVTAPAERLGTRRRREIEAILRDVVPSLLPPTLAVPDAVLGGSASPRGAADPDARRPASAAGL from the coding sequence ATGGCGGAAGCCGGGAGCACGACGCCAGGCACTCCAGGGGGCGACGAGCTCACCGTGCCCGGTCCGCACGGCAGCCCGCTCGGGAGCGTCGACAAGGCCCTCACGGCGCTCGAGGCGCTCGCCACGGCCGGGCCGGGCGGTGTCGCGCTCGGCGACCTCGCGCGCTCGCTGGGCCTGCACAAGGCGTCGCTGCACCGCACGCTCGCGGCGCTGCGCTACCGCGGCTACGCCGAGCAGGACACGACGACGGGCGACTACCGCCTCGGCCCGGCAGCGACCGCGCTCGCGACGGTCTACCTCGGCGAGGAGAACCTGCCCGCGCTGCTGCACCCGGTGCTCGTCGCCGTGTGCCGGGCGACGGACGAGCTCGTGCACCTCGGCGCCCTCGCCGGGACCGAGATCGTCTACCTCGACAAGGTCGAGCCCGCGCGCGCCGTCCGCGTCTGGTCGGCCGTGGGGCGCCGTCGCCCCGCGGCGACCACCGCGCTCGGGCGCGCCCTGCTCGCCCACCGGCCGCTCGACGACGCCGCGCTCGCCTGGTACGCGGCGGCCGCCCCCGACGAGCACCCCGTCACCGCCGCCACGCTCCGCGCGACGTGCGACACCACCCGGGCGAACGGCTTCGCGACGGAGACCGAGGAGAACGAGCCGGGCATCAGCTGCATCGCCGTGCCGGTCCTGCGGGCCGGCCAGTCCGTGGCCGCGGTGAGCGTCACGGCCCCCGCGGAGCGCCTCGGGACGCGGCGGCGCCGCGAGATCGAGGCGATCCTGCGCGACGTCGTCCCCTCGCTGCTGCCCCCGACGCTCGCCGTGCCGGACGCCGTGCTCGGCGGCTCGGCGAGCCCGCGCGGCGCGGCCGACCCGGACGCGCGTCGACCGGCGTCGGCGGCGGGGCTGTGA
- a CDS encoding SDR family NAD(P)-dependent oxidoreductase — protein MTVLDSFSLAGRTALLTGGSRGIGRAVARALGEAGARVALTATTASAAEEAADALRGAGLDARGYALDVTDRAQVDDVVAHTAADLGTVDLLVNNAGISIGGAALEIDDDVWHRTLATNLDGVWYCSRAVARALVAAGRPGTIVNVGSMSASIVNRPRWQPAYLASKAAVHQLTKGLAAEWAPHGIRVNAVAPGYVRTEASPVDQPEYYDDCVAPAAMRRWAEPEEIGPPVVFLASAASSFMTGAVVTVDGGYTLF, from the coding sequence GTGACCGTCCTCGACTCGTTCTCGCTCGCCGGCCGCACGGCGCTGCTCACCGGCGGGAGCCGGGGGATCGGGCGGGCCGTGGCCCGCGCGCTCGGCGAGGCCGGGGCGCGGGTCGCGCTCACGGCGACCACCGCGTCGGCCGCCGAGGAGGCGGCCGACGCGCTGCGCGGGGCGGGCCTCGACGCCCGCGGGTACGCGCTCGACGTGACGGACCGTGCCCAGGTGGACGACGTCGTCGCGCACACGGCCGCGGACCTCGGGACGGTCGACCTCCTCGTGAACAACGCGGGGATCTCGATCGGGGGAGCCGCGCTCGAGATCGACGACGACGTGTGGCACCGCACGCTCGCGACGAACCTCGACGGCGTCTGGTACTGCTCGCGGGCGGTGGCCCGCGCCCTGGTCGCGGCGGGCCGTCCGGGGACGATCGTCAACGTCGGGTCGATGTCGGCGTCGATCGTCAACCGGCCGCGCTGGCAGCCCGCGTACCTCGCCTCCAAGGCGGCGGTGCACCAGCTCACCAAGGGCCTCGCCGCCGAGTGGGCGCCGCACGGCATCCGGGTCAACGCCGTCGCGCCCGGGTACGTGCGCACCGAGGCGTCGCCCGTCGACCAGCCCGAGTACTACGACGACTGCGTCGCACCCGCCGCGATGCGGCGCTGGGCCGAGCCCGAGGAGATCGGCCCGCCCGTCGTGTTCCTCGCGAGTGCGGCGTCGAGCTTCATGACCGGCGCGGTCGTCACCGTCGACGGCGGCTACACCCTGTTCTGA
- a CDS encoding sulfurtransferase has product MPAPLDTAEKITQYAHPDRLVSTDWLAQHLGQAGIVVVESDEDVLLYETGHIPGAVKIDWHTDLNDPDTRDYIDGKGFAQLLGSKGIGRDTTIVVYGDKNNWWAAYAAWVFTLFGHEDVRLLDGGRGKWIAEGREVTTDVPAPEAVEYPVVERDDVTIRAFKEDVLAHIGNGPLVDIRSPQEYTGERLHIPDYPEEGVLRGGHIPTARNVPWATAVAEDGTYKSREQLEAIYQEGGLGLATDDEVVTYCRIGERSSHTWFALTYLLGFDKVRNYDGSWTEWGNAVRVPIVKGEEAGEAPASLN; this is encoded by the coding sequence ATGCCCGCACCGCTCGACACCGCCGAGAAGATCACCCAGTACGCCCACCCCGACCGCCTCGTGAGCACGGACTGGCTCGCCCAGCACCTCGGTCAGGCGGGCATCGTCGTCGTCGAGTCGGACGAGGACGTGCTGCTCTACGAGACGGGCCACATCCCCGGTGCGGTGAAGATCGACTGGCACACCGACCTCAACGACCCCGACACGCGCGACTACATCGACGGCAAGGGCTTCGCCCAGCTCCTCGGCAGCAAGGGCATCGGCCGCGACACGACGATCGTGGTCTACGGCGACAAGAACAACTGGTGGGCCGCGTACGCCGCGTGGGTCTTCACGCTGTTCGGCCACGAGGACGTGCGCCTGCTCGACGGCGGCCGCGGCAAGTGGATCGCGGAGGGCCGCGAGGTCACGACCGACGTCCCCGCGCCGGAGGCCGTCGAGTACCCGGTCGTCGAGCGCGACGACGTGACGATCCGCGCGTTCAAGGAGGACGTCCTCGCGCACATCGGCAACGGGCCGCTCGTCGACATCCGTTCCCCGCAGGAGTACACGGGCGAGCGCCTGCACATCCCGGACTACCCGGAGGAGGGCGTGCTGCGCGGCGGTCACATCCCGACGGCGCGCAACGTCCCGTGGGCGACGGCGGTCGCCGAGGACGGCACGTACAAGTCGCGCGAGCAGCTCGAGGCGATCTACCAGGAGGGCGGCCTCGGCCTCGCGACGGACGACGAGGTCGTCACGTACTGCCGCATCGGCGAGCGGTCGAGCCACACCTGGTTCGCGCTGACCTACCTGCTGGGCTTCGACAAGGTCCGCAACTACGACGGCTCGTGGACCGAGTGGGGCAACGCGGTGCGCGTCCCGATCGTCAAGGGCGAGGAGGCCGGCGAGGCCCCCGCGTCGCTCAACTGA
- a CDS encoding SAM-dependent methyltransferase, translating to MVGAVPERVQRAVALLDLRGDAAVLEIGPGPGAAAELVLAWHPGVRYVAVDRSATAVARTTARNRAAVDDGRLVVRQGDVADPGLADTLGGPFDVAFAVNVNVFWTRSARAEAGALAALLVPGGALWLVYETPGDDDRVVDGVRASLAVPELGEAVVVHDGVVAVGARRPHDAPG from the coding sequence GTGGTGGGTGCTGTCCCGGAGCGGGTCCAGCGTGCCGTCGCGCTGCTCGACCTGCGCGGCGACGCGGCCGTGCTCGAGATCGGGCCCGGCCCCGGCGCGGCGGCCGAGCTGGTCCTCGCGTGGCACCCCGGCGTGCGGTACGTCGCGGTCGACCGGTCCGCGACGGCCGTCGCCCGCACGACGGCGCGCAACCGCGCCGCGGTCGACGACGGCCGGCTCGTCGTGCGGCAGGGCGACGTCGCGGACCCGGGCCTCGCCGACACGCTCGGCGGACCGTTCGACGTCGCCTTCGCCGTGAACGTCAACGTCTTCTGGACACGGTCCGCGCGCGCCGAGGCGGGCGCGCTCGCGGCGCTGCTCGTCCCGGGCGGGGCGCTCTGGCTCGTCTACGAGACGCCTGGCGACGACGATCGCGTGGTCGACGGCGTCCGCGCGTCGCTCGCCGTCCCGGAGCTGGGCGAGGCGGTCGTGGTGCACGACGGCGTGGTCGCCGTCGGAGCGCGGCGCCCGCACGACGCACCGGGGTGA
- a CDS encoding zf-TFIIB domain-containing protein — protein sequence MLCPTDQTVLVMTERKGVEIDYCPTCRGVWLDRGELDKIIDRSVESEIAAEAAGPAATAPAAPAAPAPAAPAPAPTSYPPAAAADYGTPGRGAAYDDRRYDDRDRYQGGQYGDDRYRDDRYRDDRDRRYDGRDGYDPRYRKRKKKESWLEDLFDF from the coding sequence ATGCTGTGCCCCACCGACCAGACGGTCCTGGTCATGACCGAGCGCAAGGGCGTGGAGATCGACTACTGCCCGACGTGCCGCGGCGTGTGGCTCGACCGCGGCGAGCTCGACAAGATCATCGACCGCTCGGTGGAGAGCGAGATCGCCGCCGAGGCTGCGGGGCCGGCCGCGACGGCCCCCGCCGCCCCCGCTGCTCCGGCCCCTGCGGCTCCGGCCCCCGCGCCGACGTCCTACCCGCCGGCTGCCGCCGCCGACTACGGGACCCCGGGGCGCGGCGCGGCGTACGACGACCGGCGCTACGACGACCGTGACCGCTACCAGGGCGGCCAGTACGGCGACGACCGGTACCGGGACGACCGCTACCGCGACGACCGGGACCGCCGCTACGACGGGCGCGACGGCTACGACCCCCGCTACCGCAAGCGGAAGAAGAAGGAGTCGTGGCTCGAGGACCTCTTCGACTTCTGA